In Candidatus Buchananbacteria bacterium, the DNA window CCTTTCCACCCGGAAAGGCTTTTTTGGTTGTTTTGCTTATTGCTTAGGCAGGACAAAATGCACCTTGGCAATTTAGACAGGTAACCGTATAAGGAGACGGACATAATGAGGGAATTGGTCGTTAAGTGCACCACCTTTCGGGATGGTGTCCAGGCAGAAGGCGTTGAGGTCACCGACCTTAAAGGGACATTGATGGCGATCAAAGCCATTGACCGGCTGGGAGTGCGCTACCACGAAGTTGGTTTTGCTCTTGCCAGCGAAGTGATTCGCGAGCGGATTCGTGAAGCGATGAACCTTGAATTGTCCGGCAAAGTGGCGGCCTTTGGTCGAACGCATCCGGCGGATGTTTCGGCGATGTTGGAACTGCAAGTTCCTGTTGCGGTGTTTGTTGGCAAGACCCGCGCCAATGACGTGATTAAAGTGATTCGTCGATCAAACCTCGACGAAAATCTGAAACTGATTCACGATTCGGTAAGCGCGCTGGCCAAGTCTGGCGCAGAAGTGATCTACGACGCCGAGCATTTGTTTCAGGCGTTGTTTGAAGACGATCGGTCGTACGCGCTCCAGACGCTTGAAGCCGCTTTGAATGCCGGTGCTGGCTGGATCGTTTTGTGCGACACGAACGGTAAGATGTCGCCGGAAAAAATCACTGAGGCGATTAACATCGTCAAGACGGTAATTCCGGCTAAACATTTGGGAATTCATACCCACAACGATCGCGGTCGGGCCGTTGTCAACGCGGAAACGGCATTTTTGCACGGTGTGAGTTTGGTTGAAGGCACGATCGGCGGCGTGGGTGAGCGAACCGGTAACTTGGATTTGTGCACGCTATTGCCGAACTTGGTTGTCGAATATGGCGCGCAGGGTATTAGTCCTGAGCAGCTCGCTTGGCTGACCGAAAC includes these proteins:
- a CDS encoding citramalate synthase, whose product is MRELVVKCTTFRDGVQAEGVEVTDLKGTLMAIKAIDRLGVRYHEVGFALASEVIRERIREAMNLELSGKVAAFGRTHPADVSAMLELQVPVAVFVGKTRANDVIKVIRRSNLDENLKLIHDSVSALAKSGAEVIYDAEHLFQALFEDDRSYALQTLEAALNAGAGWIVLCDTNGKMSPEKITEAINIVKTVIPAKHLGIHTHNDRGRAVVNAETAFLHGVSLVEGTIGGVGERTGNLDLCTLLPNLVVEYGAQGISPEQLAWLTETYLLVCDVLNVAPRNNNPWVGGAAFYTEAGMHESGNERDRGNYLHADPALVGNRVRVGVTDQSGKANIVSKARELGLEIPADKVEQIALAHQQIVDAGGDFGLADASFYLFLLEQLGQLPTFFDFVSFRAIIEKHADRSVSTEASLRLVLDGEPKLHNADGDGPVNALDEVLRRTLRRKYPELMAVRLEDYKVRIVDASRGTAAKIRVRIEFTDGAKSWCTCAVHENIIEASWDALLQAYIYKLVSNGHPRFGASVAEVPAAS